DNA sequence from the Hyalangium ruber genome:
GCATGACCGGCACCCCACGGTGACACCCATCATGGCGGGGGTGATGCTGTGTACCCTCGTGGTGAACCTCGCCGTCACCCGCGTGGAGCGCTCCTACGGCCAGAAGCTCAAGAGCTCACTGCTGCTGGCGGATGCCAACCACACCCTCTCGGACGTGTTCGTCACGCTGGCGGTGCTGTTGTCCCTGCTGCTGGTGTGGATGGGCTACCCGCGCGCGGACGGGGTGATCGCCCTGCTGGTGATGGTCTTCGTGGCCTGGGTGGCCTACGGCATCGTCCGGCAGGCGGTGGGCATCCTCTCGGACACGGCGCGCCTGGATCCGACGAAGGTCTCGGAGCTCACCATCAGCGTGCCAGGCGTGCGCTCGTGCCGGGACGTCCGCAGCCGAGGCATGGAGGACAGCGTCTACGTGGACCTGAAGATCGAAGTGGACCCGAACCTCACCACGGCCCAGGCCCACGACGTGGCGGACCAGGTGGAGCAGAAGCTCCACTCCGCCTTCCCACAGGTGGTGGATGTGGTGGTGCATGTGGAGCCCGCGCGCGCGGCGGGCTGACGCTCACCACTGAGGCGAAGGGCTCGGCAGCCTCGGAAGCTGGCGCGGCAGGTTGCGCCGCACGTTGTTGGCGAAGTCGGAGGCGGCGGAGTGGAGCGAGGTGACCGTCCGCTGCCCGATATTCTCGCGGTAGGACAGGGACGTCGCGTAGACGGGCCCGCCCAGGAGCAACACCACCGCCGGGACGATGCACAGCCCCAGGGGAGGCAGCGCCGCGAGCACCAGCCCGAAGCTGCGCCGGACCGGCGAAGCGAAGCCGGGCGAGCGCTGCAGTTTGGCGAGGCCGCGCGCGAAGAGCAGCCCGCCCACCCATCCCAGCAGGCACGCCAGCCCCCAGCTCATCCCACCCACCGCCGTGCCCAGTACGGGCCGCAGCAACGTGGGCTGAAGCACGCCCAGCAGACACGCGAGGACCACCGGACTCCCCGCGATAATCAACACCAGCCCCCACTGCCGACCGTTGAGCCTCGCCACCCGTCCACCTCCCCGCGAAGGACGATGTGAAGCCCTCCTTGGAGCGCCAAGGGGCCGAGCAACCGGCATGTCCGGCGCTTGACAGGCCTGGGGGCGGTCGACCAGCGTCCCGTGCATCCCCGGGACATGACGCCTGGGGCCGCCACGAGGGGGGCACATGAAGGAAGTCGAGGACCAGAGCCAGGGGCGCAAGCTGCTAACCGTGGTTGAGCGCATCATCGCCGACACGGACAGCCTGATCGCGCTCTCCCAGGAGCACCTGCGCCGCGCCCAGCAGCAGAAGCTGGACGACGAGCTGGCCACGATCGAGGCGGCGGCGCTGGAGGTGGTCCGTCACTTCTCCAACCGCACCGCCATCACCGGTGGCCTGGCGGCGGCCCCAGCGCTCATCCCCGGCGCGGGCACCCTGCTGGCGGCCGCGGGCGGCACGCTGGCGGACATGGGCATGGTGCTCAAGTACGAGGTGGAGATGGCGCTGGTGCTCAGCCACCTCTACGGCTTCGACATCACCCAGGACAAGGAGCGCCAGCTCGCCTTCCTCATGGCGTCCGTGAGCACCTACAACGCCAAGAGCGGCCGTAACTTCTTCGTGGATGTGGCGCACGCCGAGAGCATCGCCATCTGGAAGTACGCGCCCCGCGAAGTGTCGAAGATGCTGGTGAGCGTGTTCACCAAGATCGCCTTGATGCAGCTCTCCAAGAGCCTGCTGCGCGCGCTGCCGCTGGTGGGCATCGCCGTGGGCTCCTCGATGAACAAGGTGCTCACTGGCCGCGTGGGCGAGCGCTGCATGCAGGACCTCAAGGTGCGGCGTCAGTTCGCGAAGGAGCAGGCACCGGCCGAGGAAGTGGTGGAGGCCAAGGTCCGCAAGCCCAAGAAGAAGAAGAAGGCGAGTTGATTCCCTCGCCCCTGCAGTACCGAATGAGGAGACACCGATGACCATCCAGTCCATGTTCACAGTCGAAGGCATGACGCTGCGCGACTGGTTCGCGGGCCAGGCGCTCGCCGGACGGCTCGCGAGCCCGGAGATGACGGCGGCCGCCGCCCACAACCACGCGGAGCTCGCGCGGTGGGCGTATGCGGTGGCCCAGTCCATGATGGCGCAGCGCGATCAGCTCTATGCCAATGAGGAGCACGCCATGTGGGGCCCCGGCGAGCCGATGCCCCCGCCCCCCGAAGCCCAGCCCAAGTAGCCCGCCGCGCTTCTTTCCAAAGACGAAGGCCGTCTCCCCACTCGGGAGAGACGGCCTTTGTGCTTCACGAAGCCACAGACGCGGGGACTACGCCGCCTTCGGCGGCACCGGCGTCATGTACTCCTCCGTCGGAGGGCAGGAGCAGACGAGCTTGCGGTCACCCAGCACGTTGTTCAGGCGACCCACCGCCGGCCAGAACTTGCTCTCCACCACCCACTTCGTCGGGAACGCCGCCTTCTCACGCGAGTAGGGCCGGTTCCACTCCGGCGCGGTAATCACCCGAGCCGTGTGCGGCGCGTTCTTCAGGACGTTGTTGTCCTTGGGCGCCTTGCCCTCCTCGATCTCGCGGATCTCCTCGCGGATGGCGATCATTGCGTCGCAGAACCGGTCCAGCTCCGCCTTGGACTCGCTCTCCGTCGGCTCGATCATCAGCGTGCCCGCCACCGGGAACGACACCGTCGGCGCGTGGAAGCCGTAGTCCATCAACCGCTTGGCCACGTCCTCCACCTCGACGCCCGTTGTCTTCTTCAGCTGCCGCAGGTCCACGATGCACTCGTGCGCCACCCCACCCGTCTTGCCTCGGTAGAGCACCGGGTAGTGCGCGTCCAGCCGCCGAGCGATGTAGTTGGCGTTGAGGATCGCCATCTTCGTCGCCCGCGTCAGGCCCTCGCCGCCCATCATCGAGATGTACATCCACGAGATGAGCAGGATGCTCGCGCTGCCCCACGGGGCCGCCGAGATGGCACCAATGGCCTCCCCGCCACCCGTGGCGATGACCGGGTGCCCCGGCAGGAACTTCACCAGGTGCGACGCCACGCAGATGGGGCCCATGCCCGGGCCGCCACCGCCGTGCGGGATGCAGAACGTCTTGTGCAGGTTGATGTGGCACACGTCCGCGCCGAGCTGCCCCGGCTTCATCAACCCCACCTGCGCGTTCAGGTTCGCGCCGTCCATGTACACCTGACCGCCGCGCTCGTGGATGAGGGAGGTGATCTCCTTGATGCCCTCCTCGAACACGCCGTGCGTGGACGGGTACGTCACCATCAGCGCCGCGAGCCGGTCCTTGTACTCGTCCGCCCGAGCGCGCAGATCCGCGATGTCGATGTTGCCCTGGTCATCACACTTGGTGACGACCACGTGGTAGCCCGCCATCACCGCCGAAGCCGGGTTGGTGCCGTGCGCCGAGGACGGGATGAGGCACACGTCCCGGTGCCCCTGGCCCCGGCTCTGGTGGTAGGCGCGGATGACCAGCAGGCCCGCGTACTCGCCCTGGCTGCCCGCGTTCGGCTGCAATGAGCAGCCCGCGAACCCCGTCACCTCCGACAGCATGTTCTCCAGCTGCTCGAAGATGACCTTGTAGCCCGCCGCCTGCGCGGGAGGCGCGAACGGATGCAGCGCGCCGAACTGCGGCCACGTCACCGGGATCATCTCCGCGGTGGCGTTGAGCTTCATGGTGCAGGAGCCCAGCGGAATCATCGAGTGCGTGAGCGACAGGTCACGCGACTCGAGCCGCCGGATGTAGCGCAGCATCTCCGTCTCGGAGTGGTAGCTGTTGAAGACCTGGTGCGTGAGGAACGCGCTCTGGCGCCGCAGCCCCGCCTCCACCGGCGAGGAGCGGTTCGCGCCCAGCTGCTCCAAGGTGGCGCCCAGCGCCTTGCCCGCGCCGAACACCGAGAGGATGGCCTCCACGTCCGAGGCGCGCGTCGTCTCGTCCAGCGACACGCCAATGGAGCGCTCGTCGATGCGGCGGAAGTTCATCCCCTTCGCCTCGGCGCCCGCGAGCACCGCGCGCACCTGCTCCGCCGACAGCTCCACCCGCAGCGTGTCGAAGAACTGCTCGTGCCGAGGCTTGAGGCCCAGCTTCGTCAGCCCCTGGGCCAGCAGCACCGTGAGGCCGTGGACGCGCTCCGCGATGGCCTTGAGCCCCTGGGGCCCATGGTAGACCGCGTACATGCCGGCGATGACCGCCAGCAGCACCTGCGCGGTGCAGATGTTGCTCGTGGCCTTCTCGCGGCGGATGTGCTGCTCGCGCGTCTGCAGCGCCATGCGCAGCGCGCGCCGACCCTGCGCGTCCTCGGACACGCCGATGAGGCGGCCCGGCATCAGCCGCGTGTAGGCGTTCTTCGTCGCGAAGAAGCCCGCGTGCGGACCGCCGTAGCCCATGGGCACACCGAAGCGCTGGGCGCTGCCCACCGCCACATCCGCCCCCAGCTCGCCCGGAGGCGTCAGCAGCGTGAGCGCCAGCAGATCCGTGGCCATCACCACCATGCCGCCCGCCGCGTGTACCTTCTCCGCGAAGGCGCGGTAGTCCTGCACCACGCCGTCGGTGGCCGGGTACTGCAGCAGCGCGCCGAAGAACTTCTTCGAGCCCAGATCCACCGTGCGGTGGTCACCCACTACTACCTCCACGCCCAGCGGG
Encoded proteins:
- a CDS encoding EcsC family protein; the protein is MKEVEDQSQGRKLLTVVERIIADTDSLIALSQEHLRRAQQQKLDDELATIEAAALEVVRHFSNRTAITGGLAAAPALIPGAGTLLAAAGGTLADMGMVLKYEVEMALVLSHLYGFDITQDKERQLAFLMASVSTYNAKSGRNFFVDVAHAESIAIWKYAPREVSKMLVSVFTKIALMQLSKSLLRALPLVGIAVGSSMNKVLTGRVGERCMQDLKVRRQFAKEQAPAEEVVEAKVRKPKKKKKAS
- the gcvP gene encoding aminomethyl-transferring glycine dehydrogenase, giving the protein MSLNWKYQESFAGRHIGPDDHELKAMLAVLDASSLDAFIDRTIPQAIRSKEPLRLPAGQGEHELLAALEGIAAKNRVFKSFIGMGYSGTHTPNVILRNIFQNPGWYTQYTPYQAEIAQGRLEALLNYQTMVMELTGLEVANASLLDEGTAAAEAMGLALHVKGDLQDGAFFVSEACHPQTIDVVRTRALPLGVEVVVGDHRTVDLGSKKFFGALLQYPATDGVVQDYRAFAEKVHAAGGMVVMATDLLALTLLTPPGELGADVAVGSAQRFGVPMGYGGPHAGFFATKNAYTRLMPGRLIGVSEDAQGRRALRMALQTREQHIRREKATSNICTAQVLLAVIAGMYAVYHGPQGLKAIAERVHGLTVLLAQGLTKLGLKPRHEQFFDTLRVELSAEQVRAVLAGAEAKGMNFRRIDERSIGVSLDETTRASDVEAILSVFGAGKALGATLEQLGANRSSPVEAGLRRQSAFLTHQVFNSYHSETEMLRYIRRLESRDLSLTHSMIPLGSCTMKLNATAEMIPVTWPQFGALHPFAPPAQAAGYKVIFEQLENMLSEVTGFAGCSLQPNAGSQGEYAGLLVIRAYHQSRGQGHRDVCLIPSSAHGTNPASAVMAGYHVVVTKCDDQGNIDIADLRARADEYKDRLAALMVTYPSTHGVFEEGIKEITSLIHERGGQVYMDGANLNAQVGLMKPGQLGADVCHINLHKTFCIPHGGGGPGMGPICVASHLVKFLPGHPVIATGGGEAIGAISAAPWGSASILLISWMYISMMGGEGLTRATKMAILNANYIARRLDAHYPVLYRGKTGGVAHECIVDLRQLKKTTGVEVEDVAKRLMDYGFHAPTVSFPVAGTLMIEPTESESKAELDRFCDAMIAIREEIREIEEGKAPKDNNVLKNAPHTARVITAPEWNRPYSREKAAFPTKWVVESKFWPAVGRLNNVLGDRKLVCSCPPTEEYMTPVPPKAA
- a CDS encoding cation diffusion facilitator family transporter — protein: MEASISTPLDAYTERNRKVRRVLAAILAANWAVAIAKLGFGLLHQSASVTADGLHSFIDGSSNIIGLVAMTAAARPADEDHPYGHGKFEAIASLGIGAMIGIGMLELGRMALDSLLHDRHPTVTPIMAGVMLCTLVVNLAVTRVERSYGQKLKSSLLLADANHTLSDVFVTLAVLLSLLLVWMGYPRADGVIALLVMVFVAWVAYGIVRQAVGILSDTARLDPTKVSELTISVPGVRSCRDVRSRGMEDSVYVDLKIEVDPNLTTAQAHDVADQVEQKLHSAFPQVVDVVVHVEPARAAG